The Symphalangus syndactylus isolate Jambi chromosome 1, NHGRI_mSymSyn1-v2.1_pri, whole genome shotgun sequence DNA segment CCAGACTGCCCACTCTCAGAAGAGCTTTGAGGACAGAACCAGGGAGCTGTGGTGCAGAGGGCTCCAGCTGCTCTGTCCTGCACAGCCCAGATGCAGGGCACCCACTCACCTGGATAGCCTGTACCAACCGGTTGCTGAGTTCCAGGGCGGCAGAGGCTGTGGATGAGCCAAAGGAGGCAGCCCCTCGCTGCAGCCCCCGCATGAGGCGGCCATCCTTCCTGTACTGCTCAATGGGCAGCCACAGCAGGTCCCGGAACCCTTGGACTGGGGGGAAGGAGCGCTCAGAGACACCCGAGgctgccctgcccccacctcctcctcttATTCCCAATGGCAGCTTCTAGGTTGCCCAAGGGTAAAAGCAGTTTCGAGGGCTTCCAAACCTAGACACTCACAGAGCTGGACAACCGAGTGCATGGGGCCCACGCCTCCCAGCAGGCCGGGCAACTGGTTCTTGCGGATGTCCTGCAGCCACTCGTTGAGGGCATAGCCCAGCACCTTGTCCACACCCAGGAGCCTGGCAGGGCAGGGAGGTGAGGAGGCAGAAGGTGAGGCAGAGCCACACATGGAGGGACTGTGGGGCCAGGAGGACTCAGTACCCCTGTGGCAAGTACTGTGGGTACTCCTACCCTCCCTGTGGTCCCACCCAGTCATGTGCAGAGGGACTgcgtcctcttttttttttttttttgagatggagtcttgctctgttgtccaggctggagtgcagtggtgcgatcttggctcactgcaaccgcctcccgggttcaagcaattctcctgcctcagcctcctgagtagctgggattacaggtgcatgccaccacgcccggctgatttttgtatttttagtagagacggggtttcaccatgttggtcaggctggtctcgaatgcctgaatgtgtgagccatcatgcccagccaactgcgtcctttttacagaggagaaactgaggccctgagaaGGGTGATGACTTGGCGAAGGCCACACAACCAGTTAGGACCAGAACAGAGGGAAGATCAGGGACCCTGGAGAGAGGCTGGGGTGCTGGGGACTCACCCGTGCCTGCAACAGAGCCGCTTTAGCTTCAGCTCGGAGCAGTTGAGTTGGGCCAGGCCGATGAGGAGGCCAGCGAAAGTGccctgggagagggagggggtCCAGGTTTACCCGATGGGACTCAGGGAGCCAGCCAGCCCATGGGAGCCACTGGAGAGCGCCCTGGCCGCTAATGGTGCCTGGATGCAAGACCTGGCCCCCAGAGGGACTCAGCCACAGCTGACCCCACATGGCCACCCCATCCTACCGCCCCACTTACCACCTGGTCCATCGTGACGTGCTTGCCATGGTAATCCAGCCAGATGGGGACCTCAGACGTGAAGCGGAACTCTCTGGGTAGGGGAGCAGGAAGAGGGGGTTCTTTGCTCACTGGCCTGGCCCCCAGCAATCTGGCCCAGGGACCCCCGCCCACAGTCCAGCAGCCTACCTGAAGTAGATGGGCTGCTGGTCAGGAGGGGAGGGGCTGTGTCCACCGCCTGGGGCTTCCTGCGAACCAGTGGTCTCTACGCCCTCGGCCTGTCCTTCCAGGGGGCTGCTGGGCTGGGCTCGAGTCTCGGGGCGAGCTAGGGGAGGGGAGGTCACAGACTGGGGATGGGGCCAGGGATGACTGGGAACCTGGGTTGTCCTGAGAGGCAGAAGGCCCAGGTGCTCCCCTCCCCGGCCCAGCCTCTCACTCTCAACGGAGGTCTCCCCTGGGACCACAGGGTTGATGCCGGCCACCAGACTAGTGAAGAAGTCCTTGAGGAAGAAGAGGGCATCCTGCAAGGGAGAGGTCCAGATGTGGATCAGACTCAGAGGCCTGGAGACAGTGGGGTCACCCTAGGCTCTGCCCTCACGTAGACCACTCACCTGGTCCACATTGAGCCGCAGGGGCATCAGCGAGACGCGGAGACAGCACTCAGGCCCACCCAGGTTGGTGGTGGGGGCCACATGCAGCGCTTTGATGGTGAGCTGGGAGCAGAGGGTGAGTTCTGGGCGCCTGCTGGGCCTCTGGGGCAGCAGCTCACCCAGCTGTTCCCTGACAGCTCACCCAGCCACCCTGCCTCTGAACACGCTGTTCCCTTCGCTAACACAGCCCCTGGCTCTGCCTTCCTCCCAGGCTCACAAACAACCTGGGTGTTTGTGTGGgaatgcgtgtatgtgtgtgaatcCATGCATGTGTGAAGATGTGTCTCCGACGGTCCCGTGCCCTGCCCCAGGGTGGATGGTGCAGGTCGCTCATACCATGTTAGAGTGGGCGCGTCGCGGCATCCGCTCACTCGTGTGTAGGTACAGGAACTTGTTGATCTGGGAGGAGGCGAGCCGGTCTCGGACCTCCAGCTCCTGCACGATGAACACCTGACGGGACAGCGGTCgctcctccagctcctggctGGGGGCCTCGGGGCCTGTGGCTGGCTCCGCTGGGTACACCTCGTGCTGGAAGCTTACCTGTGGGGTGGACAGAGGCCTGGCCAGGTAAACAGGGCCCCAAGAGGGTGGGAAGGGCTGGCCCCAGACcccttctctattctttttttgagacagagtctcactttgtcgcccaggttggagtgcagtggcgcgatctcggctcactgcaacctctgcctctcaggttcaagtgattctcctgcctcggcttccccagtagctgggattacaggcatgtgccaccacacccagctaatttttgtacttttagtagagacagggtttcacaatgttggccaggctggtctcgaactcctggcttcaagtgatcttcctgcctcgccctcccaaagtgctgggactacaggcatgagccaccaggcccggccccaaccccttctctattCTATGCCCAGCAGGGACCTGCCTCTCCCTCCAGACCTGCCCCTGCTCTTGCTTCCCATGCCAGCTGCACTGGTCTCTGCCCCTCAAAGAGTCCAGGCCTGTTTTGCCTTCAGGACTTCGCTCTCGTAGCCCCCCTCCGTGGAAAGccttccttccccctcttccTGCACACCCACTGGCTGGCCATCAGGTCTCAGAGAGGCCCCTGGCGCCCTGCTCTGACACTCATCTCCCCCAAGTTCTTGTAGCACAGCCCACCAACCCGAGCAGCCTGAGGCCCCTCTGCCCTTTGCCTCTAGCGGCTCCTTGGGAAGCCCAGCACTGGCCTGGCTCACTCTAAGCAAGTGGGACCGCCCTGCCCCAGGCAATTTCCCAGGCCCAAACCTTGAACCCCCTGCACCACTCTCTGTATCTCACACACACCCCATCCGCAGCTGAACCTGTGGCCAGCCCCCATCTAGGCTCTCCTGAACCTGCTCACTAGCCCTCCCTGATTGCTGCACAGCCCAGCCCCACAGAGGCCTCTCCTCAAAAGCCCTGAGGGGTTCGTCTCTTGTAAGACCCAAAAGAAATATTCTGGGTCGCTGGTTATGCGCAGGCTCTGCTGCTCCTGGAAACGCCaggatgcttccagtttttttttgtttttttttttttgaaacagagtcttactctgttgcccaggctggaatgcagtagggcgatctcagctcactgcaacttctgcctcttgggctcaaacaactctcctgcctcagcctcctgagtagctgggactataggcgcacccCACCAcaactggttaatttttttttttttttagtagaaatggggtttcgccatgttgcccaggctggtctcaaactcctgagctcaggtgatctgctcgcttcggccttccaaagtgctgggattacaggcaagtcaccatgcctggccccaatttGTGGCTTTCACGCAGTCCTCTCTGCCTGAAAACTCTTCCTGGCTCACATCCCCACTTGTTCAGGTCTTTGTTCAAACGGTGCCTTTGGAAGAGGACTTTCCAGACCCACCTGTCTCCTCCACCCCTGCAGACTTTCCCCTGAGCGCTCTTCACCATCAGACACACTCGATACATCTTGGTCCCTGCCTGGCTTCCTCCACTACAAAGGCAGGGGTTTTCCTCTGCGTTAGTCATTGCTACACGTGACATCGAGAACAAGGCCCGCTGGTCTATGACACACACGTGCAGTAGGCACTCGCCACCCCACTCACCTTGCTCAGCTGGATCTCCATGAGGACATGGTGCTGCCGCCCGCTGCCCCCCTGCGTGCGCCATGAGTTCTGGGGCCGGTTGGGGCCAGAGCAGCGGGAAGGGGAGTTCCTGGGACCCGAGAGGCCAGCTCTTGCCCTGGGAAGAGGGACAGGGGCCAAGCTGACTCAGAGGAACCCCATTCCCTCCCCGTCCTCAGCAGGCCTTTTAGCCTAGGACAAGAGACCTCCGCTAGCCCCAGTCCTGGGAGGCAGGCGGGATAAGGaaggacaaggaaactgaggcccacctGGGGTGGATGGGGTTCAAGGTCTCCAGCTGCTGAAAGTCAGAGCTGGACCAGCCTGAGCCCCAACCTTCACCAGCTGCCACCTGCACCCACTCCTCCTCACCTGTGGCCGGGGTGGGGGCCAAAGTCTCGGCCCCCATAGAGGTGCCAGACAAGGGAGACTTCACGTAGCACCACCCGAGTGCTGGGCACTGGGAAATGGGCAGGTGCCCGCAGCAAGTCCGTGCTGCCGATCGGCCGTGAGAAGTAACCATCCCGCACAACGATGGGGCCGGGATGCAGCTGTGTCACCACAGGCTCCCCGTCTCGGGGCTGCAAGGAGGCCAGGTAGAGACATGTGACACAGATCTTCGATCCAGCCCagctgcccccagccccagcgcCTGTTTCTCCCCTGGCctcacttctttttcctttttttttttttaaagacagggtcgggtcatgctcggtcacccaggctggagtgcagtggcacaatcacggttcactgcaacctctgcctcctaggctcaagcgatcctcccacctcagcctcctgagtagcagggactgcagacatgtgccaccacatctggctaattttacttttttttttttttgagacggagtcttgctctgtcgcccaggttatagtgcagtggcgcaatctcggctcactgcaagctccgcctcccgggttccagcgattctcctgcctcagcctcctgagtagctgggtctacaggtgcctgccaccgcgcccagctcattttttgtatttttagtagagatggggtttcactgtgttagccaggatggtctcgatctcctgacctcgtgatccaccctccttggcctcccaaagtgctgggattacaggcttgagccaccgcgcccagccaattttacttttttttgtagagatagggtctcactatgttgctcaggctaatcTCTCAttgctggactcaagcaattctcccaccgtcacctcccaaattgctgggattataggcgtgacccaccatgcttggcctcctCCCTGTTTTTGATGAAAGATGACACTTCTGGGTTGCTGTTCCCTGGGTCTATGCCTGAGTGCTCTGTCCAAGAGGAGCCTGAGAGTCCCAGGCTCCTGCCAGCCCTGCCTCCTAAGACCTCGGTGAGTTCAGATATTCCCACCGGCCCTTGCAGCCACATGGTTCTCCATCCCTCTTGCTAActgccctctcctcttcctccatcccttgaATGTCCCAGTCCCTCTGCCCAGAACACCAGGCCTCCTCTTCCTCTGGAAATCTACCCACTCCATCAAAGCCCAGCATCAGGGCTGCCTCCCTAGGGTGGCACAGACCTAGCACCGCCCCCCAAGTGATGGCGACCACCTCCTGCCTGCTTCTCTCACCACAGGAGCTCCAGATGGCCAGGCAACCACCCCTGAGTGTTCCGTCCCCACCCCAAACACACCTGCCTGGACAGCAAACTGGTCCACCCCTCCCACCACGCACCGGGATGCCCAGGCCGGGAGCATCAAGGATGCAGAACTCATCACTGTCCAGGGTGTCTCCATCACCCTCCTCTTCCCTttcatcttccttctcctctgAGCACGACCCTAAGCTGCCAGCAGGTGGTGAAGGGGGCGGAGCCCCACTCCGTTCACCTGGGAATAGGTAGACGGAGATAGGTGACGCCTGAGGGAGGTGGCCACCTATAGGAGAGAGGCCAGTTTGGAGAGGCGCCCACAGTGGGTGCCTGACTGTGTCTGCTGTCCCCGCAGCACCCCCACTCCACCTGAAGACTGGGCCAGCTCCCGCAGGCTGCGCTCGGTGTCCAGGAGGGCATCGGCCAGGTCGCGCTGGTTGATGAGGGCCGTCTCCACTGGGGGGCATGAGGGCAGAGAGGCAGGACTCTCCGAGAGCTGGGCCAGGCAGGGGAGGAGCAATGAGTGAGACAGGACGAGGGTGGCCCCCagggctcccccaaccccaggcccgAGGGCCATGGCAGGGGAGGGGCCTGGCCGAGCTCTGGTAGCCTGTGTGGCCAGGCCTCACCTGTACCTTCTGGCCGGCGATCTCCGTGGGGCTGGGGGGCCGGGGTGGGGGGTGCAGATCGCCTGTGCTCATTACGTACTGGAGCAGGTTGACCAGCAGGGCACAGGAGTCGGCACAGCTGTGCACGTGTACCACGTTGTTGGAGCAGCGCAGCTCAAATAGCGGCTGGCTCTGCGGGCGGGGCAGGGGGAGCAGTTATGTGAACACAGGGGCCACTGCCTGCTGGCCCCACCCACTCGCTGGGAGGGCACTGCAGTTCTGACCCTGCCACAGGCAGAACAGGGATGGTCTCTCCTGGAGTGGATGACCTGCCCAGTAACTCCACTgaagagatgagcaaactgagccCAGAGGGTGAAAGAGGCTGAGCCCAGAGGGTGAAAGGGGCTTGGCCCAGGGCCATCCACGGAAGCAGGAGTGTGCCCACCCACCCTACCCCACTCCCCGTGAAGGGCTCTGCATGAGGCAGGGCAGGTTATCTCCATCTTACAGGAGATGAATCTGGGGACCCACAAAGGTGGCTGACTCCCAAGGCCTCGCTGGTGCCCTGGCTGCAGCGTCCTCTGGTGGCAGGGCTgaaacccattcattcattcagccagcaTCGAgggacccccccccccccaaggGCTGTACTGTGGCCCTTTGCAGGAGGGGTGCTAACTGCAGCCCAGGAAGGGCAGGTGTGAACTGCGTCTGGAGCCCGGGCACATGAGGGAGCAGCAGCCCCTGAAGACTTCCTCAGCCCCCGCGCCTGCTCTGGCTCCAGGAGCCAGAGTGACAGCCTCACTCACCAGTTTGCCCTCGGTGCTCCCTTTCCAGGTTTTAATCACAAGTTCCAAGAGGTCAACATCCAAGACACATACATAATCTGCAGCAGAGGCGAGAGAAAGGTCCTGTGGCCCCCTTCCACCCGGCCCCGGCCCCAGCACCTGGGGAAAGGATCCGGTTGATCCAGGTATAGTCCCTGCTGTGCAGGCTACGTGTGGGAGCTAAGGACCCGGCCAGCAGCTGCTGGGAGACACCTGGCTGCTCTGGGTGTGGCCGGGGCGGTGGTCCCTCAGAGGGGAGGGAGCCCAGTCCCGGCCCTGCCCACCTCGCCGCAGGTCCAGGGTCTCCACCTCACACTTGTCGGACAGGTACAAGGCGGAGTCATCGAGGATGAACCTGGGGGGGAACAGGGCTGAGAAGGGCCCGGGCACCGCTGCAGGCGGCAGCTCCACGGGAGCCGAGCAGAGGGGTCCCAAGCCCACAGGAAGTGGTATGGACAGGCCCCTCCAGCCTCAGCGTTCCTGCCTGCACAATAGGGAGAAGGCCCAGACAGCAGGCAGCAGGAGGCGGGCAGCACTTGCAGCTCTCAAAGTGCCTGCAGTTCTGACACCTCGATGGGGCCTCACGACAGTCCTGGGAAGGGGTGTCCATTTTTCTCCCCACTGCATTTGTGGTTCTTCTAAAATAAGTCcttatttttggctgggcgcagcgTACaggattatgcctgtaatcccagcacttggagaggctgaggcaggcagatcacctgatatcaggcgtttgagaccagcctggccaacgtggtgaaaccccgtatctactaaaaatgcaaatattagctgggcgtggtggcgggtgcctgtaatcccagctacttggaaggctgaggcaggagaatctcttgaactagggaggcagaggttgcagtgagcctagatcacaccactgcactctagcctgggcgacatccAAGACACAGACATAATCTGCAGCAGAGGCGAGAGAAAGGTCCTGTGGCCCCCTTCTACCCAGCTCCAGCcccagcacctgggggaaggatCCGGTTGATCCTTCCTTTTggcgtctcaaaaagaaataataatgagggctgggcatggtggctcacgcctataatcccagcacttttggagaccaaggcaggcggatcacgaggtcaggaggtcgagaccagcctgaccaacaagatgaaaccctgtctctactaaaaatacaaaacttagctgggtgtggtggtgggtgcccatagtcccagctacttgggaggctgaggcaggagaatcgcttgaacccaggaggcagaggttacagtgagctgagattgcaccactgcactccagcctgctgacagagcgagactctgtctcaaaaaaaaagtctttattttaagGGTAACATAATGAAAACTCCTTTAAGatattttagaataaagaaaataaaaatcattcatcattCCTAGTCCCTAATTCTGAGAAAACCACCATACACATCTCCTTCCAAACTTTCTCTGCAGCTGCACACCAAGACATATATAAACACCCCTTcataaactgattttaaaacataCGTAGTCTTGTATCCAATGTTATTTGAGTAAACACTGTACTGCGGcatcttctattttatttatttatttatttatttatttatttatttatttgagacggagtcttgctctgtcacccaggctggagtgcagtggtgcaatcttggctcactgtaatctccacctcccggattcaagtgattctcctgcctcagcctcccgagtagctgggactacaggcgcctgccaccacgcccggctcatttctgtatttttagtagagacggggtttcaccatattggccaggctggtctcgaactcctgaccttgtgatctgcctgcctcagcctcccaaaggattcacacctgggattacaggtgtgagccaccgcaccctccATCTTGTTATATTTTGAAGTGATTCTTCAGCTTCACTTTAATCCCTGCATGGTTTTCTACCTACTAGGTGGGCCATGCTTATTTGCTCAGGTTGTAAGGGTTGTGATTTAATTGATACGTTTTGACTGTTTTAACTTATACTACATAAGCATTAAATTCCACCTCACTTATTCTCATATCCTAGGACAACCCCCAGACATGAGATTACCAGGTCAGAGGGCACAAATGCTTATAAGGCTCTGATCAGGAGGGTCCAACTGCCCTCTAGAAAGGCGGAAACAATCCACATTCCTGAGAATGGGACTATCACCCGGGTGGACAGCCGGTGAGGGTGGGATGGCCCGGTGCGGGGTGGCCGGCATACCTGAGCAGGAAGGTGGAGGTGTCCATGATGATGTTGCTGGAGAGAGTGAAGGTCTCCGCGGTGATGAGGACACGCACGGGGAGGTAGAGTGGCCTGGGGGTGATACTCAGGCTGGGGCCGGCTCCTTACACCTGAGAGCCCATCCCcgtccccagcccctggcccacCCAGCCTGGTACCTATAGTCCACAGAGCAGGATAACAGGTGTGTGTGCAGGATGGTGATGACTGTCGGGGGCAGGTAGCCCAGCACAGGGTCATCCAGCACGTCTAGGAACTCCAACAGCttcagaggccagggcaggaggaagcaGTGAGGATCAGGTGGCGTCTTCCCTCCTCTAACCCCTCCGTGTCCTGGCCCCTGCCTGGCACCTCACCTTCTGCCCACTAGCTGTCTGCCACACCCCTTGCCCAGGAGCTCCGGCCAAGGTCAGCTGTGGCCCAGTCCATGTTGCTCCCACCGGCCTCCTCCCACCTAGAGACCTGCTTGCCCAAAACAGAAGTCCAGAGTCACTGGGCCATGTGGCTGCCCACCACCCACACTCACCTGGGAATGCCAGCTCTGCTTGGGCAGGGCCATGTAGTGGCGCAGGGTGGCTTTGTGTAACCGCAGTGTCACCAGGAACTCCTGAGGGGAGGGGCGCAGTCAGGGCAGTGGGGGGGCCAGCCTCACCACGCACTGGGGTCCCACCGCACACCGGGGCCGCAGCCCAGGCTAGCAGGAGGGGTATCTGGCAGGCAAGCCCGTACCTTCACATTCTTGTGGGGGTCCAGGTGGATGCGCACAGCAGTGGACAACATATGGGGGCCCCGGCCCTGGCCCTTGCGGCCCGAGGCTCCCCGCTCGGTCACCCCTTCCTCCGATGGATAGATGGTCGGGGCCAGCTGAGCCGGGGGAGCGAAACTGGGAAGGTCCAGGTGACTGGGCAGCGGGTAGTCATCCACGGCCGCTGGGGAGGGGTCTCATGAGCCCCCTGCCAAGCCAACTGGCTACCCACTCCACCCAGGGCCCACATCTGTCCTGAAAGCCCTCCACCCCCAACCCTGGGCCCCAGTGGTGACCCGCCCCCAGGCCTCACACCTCGGTGGTAGAGTGTTGCCTTTTCAGCTTCCAGACAGAAGTAGCCAAGTCCTGGCTGGCCACAGTACTGGGAGACACTGAAGAGGGTACCATGCTCCATGTCCAGCACCAGCTCCCCATGCACAGCCTCCAGCCGCTTCCCACACTCATCCTGCAGAAGGAGCACACGGCCTGGCTTCCCCAGCTGCACTCAGCAACCCTCAAGCCCTCGGGGGGTTGGCGGCTCCTGGAGCCCTGGCCTAAGAGGGTCAGCTCCAGTTTCCACCACGGACGCTGCTGGAGGCCCTGGATGGCACTTGCCTCTTCTGCCaggagaaaaataatctcttccgGGTCTGCCCCCTCAGAGTGGGAACGGTGGGTGCTCCATGCCCATCCCGACCCCTAGCATGGTGCTTTACATACAGCAGGGGGTCAGAAGGAGCTGATGGGCTGTGATAGGGTGGGCAGGCTGGCGTGGGTGGGCTGGTGCTGCCCACTAAGGCCTCCTGCTCTCCACATTCTTGACCTGGAGCTGCTCGTGCTGGTCTTGCTTTGCCGCCAATGGGAGCTCTGAAGTTTGGGGCCCACCTGCCCAGGGCTGCACTCACCTTGGTCTCACAGAGGGCTGTGATCCGCCCCTTCAGCACTGTCACCAGTGTAGAGAAGGTGCTCTGCAAGTGAAGACTTGGGGCCTCAGGGGCAGGGGCCTGTGGGCCGCCTGATGCCCCCACTGAGAAGAAGTGGGCATCCTCGTCATCCGAGTCCGAGTCTGGGGTGAGATCAAAGCAGTTGGCTGGGAAGGAGACCGCGAAGGGCTAGCCTGGCCCTTCCCAGACCTGGGGGTCCTCCCTCTAGCCCTGCATTAGCACCTCTCATACCCAGCTTGAAGGTTGACTTGCACATCTTAAAGCTGTCGTGCCAGAAGCCTGAGGGGCCGGGGAAGCCCGAGGGCTGGGTGGCGGGGTCAGGGGTGGGAAGCAGATCTGCGGGCTCCCACATGAGCAGGTCGTTGTTGATCCTGAGACAGGCGGGTGGACAGCAGGTAAGGGAGGCCAGGCCCACGCCGTGTCCAGTCCCGCCCTGCTGGCCCCGCGTCTCCACCTGTTGTAGATGCTCTCGTAGACCTCCTTGCTGGGCAGAAAGATGTGGACACTGGGCAGGATCACTTCCAGGCTGTAGCGGGACAGTGCCAGGGTCCGGCTCTGGAACGTCCTCATCTCCTCAGGGTCTCCAGGGATCACCATCTGGACAGGGTGAGGTGGAAAGAGCAGGAGGGCCATCTTAGAGATGCTGGCTGGGGCCTGTCTCTGGTCTCAGTCCTGCCCTCCTATcgttcatcattcattcattcataggaGCCCTTCTCTACTGGGGATGCATGATAGCCATATGGATACAGTGCTGATGGCACACCTGTGCTGTTCTAAGGGCTTCAGGTATGTTAACtcctttcatcctcacaacaggcCTATGACACAGGTCATggttaggctgggcgcagtgcctcgcacctgtaatcctagcacttgtgggagggtgaggagggcagatcacttgaggtcaggagtttgagaccagcctggccaacatggtgaaaccctgtgtctactaaaaatacaaaattaggccgggcgcggtggctcatgcctataatcccagcactttgggaggctgaggcgggtgatcatttgaggtcaggagttcgagaccagcctggccaacatggtgaaaccctgtgtctactaaaaatacaaaattaggccgggcacggtggctcacgcctataatcccagcactttgggaggctgaggcgggtgatcatttgaggtcaggagttcgagaccagcctggccaacatggtgaaaccccgtctctactaaaaatataaaaattagccaggcgtggtggcacgcgcctgtaatcccagctactcaggaggctgaggcaggagaatcgcttgagcctgggaggtggaggttgtggtgagctgagatcgtgccactgcactccagcctcggcgacagagcaaaactctatctcaaaaaaaaaaaagaaaaaaaagagagacaggtcATGGTGCCCATTTTCCAGGGGAAGAAACTCATCTATAGGTAACTCTTCAAGGTCAGGTAACTCCCCAAGGTGATGACACAGTCCCAAGTGGCAGAGCCTGGCCCTTAACTGCCTCTCCAAGTGTACAGTGCTGATCGACCAGTCAGGTGGGGCGGGACCTGATCTTTCCAATTGAGGACTCATGCTCCCGAGGGGCCTGCCCTCACCAGTGCCCTTTCAGAAAGACTCTGATTGGCTGGAAAGAATGGAAGAGCCGAAATCCTCACTGGTCTTGGGTCAGCTCATGCCCACCCCAGCTGGTCGTGCTGCCCTGGCCCACAGCCACACAGGTGGCTTCTATGGCAGGAACCCGGGCGGTGGGCGGGAGGGGGTCCTGGGAAGAGGTAGGGCCAAGTCTCACCTCCTCTGTCTCATACATGGTCCTCTTAGAGGAGAAGGGCGAGGGCTCAGGTTCCCGCAGCTCACAGGGACTCTCCACTGACAGCTCcagctcctctcccttctcctgggCCACCTCCCACTGTGTGCTGCTGGACTGGGGGTTCACAGTCACCACTACCCTGCCGGGGCACAGGCCTGTCACTGGCCTGCAGGGCCCCCGGCACCCAGTTCCAAACTGGCCCCCTGCCACCCCCAGCAGAACCCTCCTCTCCTGGGCCCCATCCAGAGCCCCTACTTACTGGGGCAGGAAGTACTTGCGCCCAGTGCTCTTGGGGTCCAGGGCTTTGGAGACACGCAGGCAGGGGACAGGTGGCTTCCCTCCATCTTCATAGATACCTGGAGGGGGATGGGGAATTAGGGGGGTCATCACTGCTGCCTTTTCCTATTTCTTCCCCAATGCCCGGGTCAGCTCAGAGCTGTGCCCCCGACTCCACACACACCTTGGTGGGCAGAGAAAGCCAGAGACAAAGGGTCCACCCTTTGTCAGCGAGGAGGCCAGGGACAGGCAGTGCTGGGACCCCAAGAGCTGGTAAAGGCCTGGGCCAGGGGCTGCTCGGGTTGTGACTGGGCCCCTTCCATAGCCCCAAGCCCACCTCTCCCAGAAGCCAGGCCTCTTGCCCCAAG contains these protein-coding regions:
- the ATG2A gene encoding autophagy-related protein 2 homolog A isoform X4, translating into MSRWLWPWSNCVKERVCRYLLHHYLGHFFQEHLSLDQLSLDLYKGSVALRDIHLEIWSVNEVLESMESPLELVEGFVGSIEVAVPWAALLTDHCTVRVSGLQLTLQPRRGPAPGAADPQSWASCMTTSLQLAQECLRDGLPEPSEPPQPLEGLEMFAQTIETVLRRIKVTFLDTVVRVEHSPGDGERGVAVEVRVQRLEYCDEAVRDPSQVPPVDVHQPPAFLHKLLQLAGVRLHYEELPAQEEPPEPPLQIGSCSGYMELMVKLKQNEAFPGPKLEVAGQLGSLHLLLTPKQLQQLQELLSALSLTDHEGLADKLNKSRPLGAEDLWLIEQDLNQQLQAGVVAEPLNPDPLTNPLLNLDSTDLFFSMAGLTSSVASALSELSLSDVDLASSVHSDMASRRLSAQAHSAGKMAPNPLLDTMRPDSLLKMTLGGVTLTLLQTSAPSSGPPDLATHFFTKFDATKDGPFGSRDFHHLRPCFQRACPCSHVRLTGTAVQLSWELRTGSRGRRTTSMEVHFGQLEVLECLWPRGTSEPEYTEILTFPGMLGSQASARPCAHLRHTQTLRRVPKSRPRRSVACHYHSELALDLANFQADVELGALDRLAALLRLATVPAKPPAGLLTEPLPAMEQQTVFRLSAPRATLRLRFPIADLRPERDPWAGQAVRAEQLRLELSEPQFRSELSSGPGPPVPTHLELTCSDLHGIYEDGGKPPVPCLRVSKALDPKSTGRKYFLPQVVVTVNPQSSSTQWEVAQEKGEELELSVESPCELREPEPSPFSSKRTMYETEEMVIPGDPEEMRTFQSRTLALSRYSLEVILPSVHIFLPSKEVYESIYNRINNDLLMWEPADLLPTPDPATQPSGFPGPSGFWHDSFKMCKSTFKLDSDSDDEDAHFFSVGASGGPQAPAPEAPSLHLQSTFSTLVTVLKGRITALCETKDECGKRLEAVHGELVLDMEHGTLFSVSQYCGQPGLGYFCLEAEKATLYHRAAVDDYPLPSHLDLPSFAPPAQLAPTIYPSEEGVTERGASGRKGQGRGPHMLSTAVRIHLDPHKNVKEFLVTLRLHKATLRHYMALPKQSWHSQLLEFLDVLDDPVLGYLPPTVITILHTHLLSCSVDYRPLYLPVRVLITAETFTLSSNIIMDTSTFLLRFILDDSALYLSDKCEVETLDLRRDYVCVLDVDLLELVIKTWKGSTEGKLSQPLFELRCSNNVVHVHSCADSCALLVNLLQYVMSTGDLHPPPRPPSPTEIAGQKLSESPASLPSCPPVETALINQRDLADALLDTERSLRELAQSSGGHLPQASPISVYLFPGERSGAPPPSPPAGSLGSCSEEKEDEREEEGDGDTLDSDEFCILDAPGLGIPPRDGEPVVTQLHPGPIVVRDGYFSRPIGSTDLLRAPAHFPVPSTRVVLREVSLVWHLYGGRDFGPHPGHRARAGLSGPRNSPSRCSGPNRPQNSWRTQGGSGRQHHVLMEIQLSKVSFQHEVYPAEPATGPEAPSQELEERPLSRQVFIVQELEVRDRLASSQINKFLYLHTSERMPRRAHSNMLTIKALHVAPTTNLGGPECCLRVSLMPLRLNVDQDALFFLKDFFTSLVAGINPVVPGETSVETRPETRAQPSSPLEGQAEGVETTGSQEAPGGGHSPSPPDQQPIYFREFRFTSEVPIWLDYHGKHVTMDQVGTFAGLLIGLAQLNCSELKLKRLCCRHGLLGVDKVLGYALNEWLQDIRKNQLPGLLGGVGPMHSVVQLFQGFRDLLWLPIEQYRKDGRLMRGLQRGAASFGSSTASAALELSNRLVQAIQATAETVYDILSPAAPVSRSLQDKRSARRLRRGQQPADLREGVAKAYDTVREGILDTAQTICDVASRGHEQKGLTGAVGGVIRQLPPTVVKPLILATEATSSLLGGMRNQIVPDAHKDHALKWRSDSAQD